GGCACGCCGGCCAACACGACCCCGATCTCCAGCGCGGTAACCACCAGCAGCCAGAACCAGGTGAGCAGGTAGACCCGGTACCAGGCCCCGCCCTCTGCTCTCTCCTCCTCGGCCATGCCCGTCTCCTTTGCTGCGCCGCCTAGACCAGGTACAGCAGGGTAAAGATAAAGACCCAGACCAGGTCGACGAAGTGCCAGTACAGCCCGGCGATCTCGATGCTCTCCGCGGAGGCCCGCCCCCGCCTCGCCTGTACCGCCTTCACCAGCAGGTAGACCACCCCGCTGCTGACGTGACCCCCGTGAAACCCGGTGATGACAAAGAAGGTGGCGGAAAACATTGCGGGGAGGTCGGCCTGGTGGCCGACAAACCCGGTCAGCCGGGCCCCCTCCCCGATAAAGCCGGTCCACTCGAACGCCTGCATCCCCAGGAAGAGCAGGCCCCCCAGAATGGTCAGCCACAGGAAGCGGGCCGTCGTGCGCCAGGCTCCGCGTCGCGCCGCAGCCACGGCCACGGCCATGGTGGCGCTGCTGCAGATGAGGATAAAGGTCATCGGGCCCACCACGGCGGTGATGTTGAAGAAGTCGGCCTGCCGGGGCCAGGTGCCGGCCACGAGGCGCACGGCCCCGTAGCCGGTGAGCAGGGCGGCAAAGGTGAAGGCATCCGAGAGCAGGAAGAGCCACATCATCAGCTTCGCCCAGGAGACGGCGAAGGGCGACTCCCCGCCGCCCCACGCCGACGCGGCGCTTCCCTGCCGCCCGCTGACCCGCATCATCTCGCTCATTCCCCTCGCTCCTACGACCAGAGGATGAAGAATACGTAGAGCCAAAGGGCGGTGAGGAAATGCCAGTAGACGGCCACGTTGCCCAGCAGCGCCCCCGGATCCGCCCCTGCTGCGCCCGTGGCCTCCCCCACCGTCGCCTCCCGTATCCGCGTCGCATCCAGGGTGCCCGTGGCTTTCCCGGGCCCTGCTGCGAACATGAGCCCCGTGGTCCCTTCCGCCGGCCGCGCTCTCGCCAGGCGGCGCAGCGCATATCCCAGCCCTCCCAGGCCGCCCAGGAGATGGACCCCGTGGACGGCGGTGAGAAGGTAAAAGAAGGCGCTGTGCGGACCCGAGGCCAGAAAGACTCCCTCCGCCACCAGCTCCCGCCAGGCGGCCACCTGACCCAGCAGGAACGCAGCGCCAAGCAGCACGGTCAGGCCCAACCACGCGCGGGTTCCCCCCGCATCGCCGCAGCGCCAGTGCCGTCGCGCCCCCTCCAGGACAACACTGCTCGCCAGCAGCAGCCCGCTGTTCGCCCACAGCAGCGGCGGCAGTGCCACCGGCGTCCAGTCCGGAGCCGCCCTCCGCGCGGCGTAGGAGACGGTGAAGGCAATGAAGAGCATGCTCACCGCGGCGAGGAACACCCACACCCCAAGCCGGGCCGTGGCGGCCGACGGCGCCCCCTCCTGCCCCCATCCCCCGCCTCCCTCGCCGGGGGGCGGAGAGCCATTCCTCCCGCCGGGCCGCCTCTCCGCCGGGATCTCGACCGGTGCCAGCATCCGCTGTGCCACCATCCCCCTACCGCCTTCGCTCCCCGTCGCCGCCCAGAGCCCCCGGCTCCCGGCCCACAGGGACGGCCGCGGGCGCCGTCTGCGGGAGGAAGTCCTGGGCGGCGTTAGGCGGGCTGTATTCGTAGGCCCAACGCTGCACCACGGGCAGGGCCGGGCCCCAGTTGCCGTGCGGGGGCGGTGACGGCGCCGTCCACTCCAGCGTGGTCGCCCCCCAGGGGTTGCGCTCCGCCCGGGGGCCGCGGAACAGGGAGCGGAAAAAGTTGTACAGAAAGATGGACTGGGCCGCGAAGAGCACGAAGGCGGCCAGCGAGACAAACACGTTCAGGGGAGCCAGCCCCTGCAGGTGGGCATAGAGCTGCGGTGAGTAAATGCGGCGCATCATTCCCATGAAGCCGGCGTAGTGCATGGGGAAGAAGGTGGCGTAGATGCCGGCGAAGGTCAGCCAGAAGTGCCACCGCCCCAGGCGCTCGTCCAGCATCCGGCCGAACATCTTGGGGAACCAGTAGTAGGTCCCGGCGAAGGCGGCGAAGATGGCGGCGCTGGCCATGACGAAGTGGAAGTGCGCCACCACGAAGAAGGTGTCGTGGAAGTAGATGTCTACCGGCGGCTGGGCCAGGACGATGCCGGTGAGGCCTC
This region of Armatimonadota bacterium genomic DNA includes:
- a CDS encoding cytochrome c oxidase subunit 3, which translates into the protein MSEMMRVSGRQGSAASAWGGGESPFAVSWAKLMMWLFLLSDAFTFAALLTGYGAVRLVAGTWPRQADFFNITAVVGPMTFILICSSATMAVAVAAARRGAWRTTARFLWLTILGGLLFLGMQAFEWTGFIGEGARLTGFVGHQADLPAMFSATFFVITGFHGGHVSSGVVYLLVKAVQARRGRASAESIEIAGLYWHFVDLVWVFIFTLLYLV